A single window of Streptomyces cathayae DNA harbors:
- a CDS encoding cupin domain-containing protein has protein sequence MSKQHPRIVDLSETEPNRRRGGDLRTLLTPATVGSTSGFMGLAVIQPGERIGEHYHPYSEEFVYVVSGALEVDLDGEPFALRADQGLMIPIDMRHRFRNVSDAEARMVFHLGPLAPHPSLGHVDTEENAGSVAGPQLTVGGPGVSGPGQERPAERSEAIK, from the coding sequence ATGTCCAAACAGCATCCACGCATCGTGGACCTGAGCGAGACGGAACCCAACCGACGGCGCGGGGGCGACCTCAGAACCCTGCTCACCCCGGCCACGGTGGGTTCCACCAGCGGCTTCATGGGACTGGCCGTCATCCAGCCCGGCGAGCGCATCGGCGAGCACTACCACCCGTACTCCGAGGAGTTCGTCTACGTCGTCAGCGGCGCCCTCGAAGTCGACCTGGACGGGGAGCCGTTCGCGCTCCGGGCCGATCAGGGGCTGATGATCCCGATCGACATGCGGCACCGCTTCCGCAACGTCTCCGACGCCGAGGCCCGCATGGTGTTCCACCTGGGTCCGCTCGCCCCGCACCCGAGTCTCGGTCACGTCGACACCGAGGAGAACGCCGGTTCCGTGGCCGGTCCCCAGCTGACCGTGGGCGGGCCGGGTGTGTCCGGGCCGGGGCAGGAGCGGCCGGCCGAGCGCAGTGAGGCCATAAAATGA
- a CDS encoding SchA/CurD-like domain-containing protein translates to MTTTGRMTGRIPQSAFDGSRLRVILMLDLYDGAQEQFLDAYEHMSSMIASVPGHISDQLCQSIENPSQWLITSEWESAPPFLAWVNSEEHIETVRPLHSCVRDTRSMRYSVLREMRDGRPLTGQAAANLQAQARVGEGVARHALTFTVKPGTESKVAKHLAGYAAPEAALNDSTQLRRTSVFMHGNRVVRTIEVEGDLATALRHVADQPETQAAEEAINPYLEHARDLGDPGSMRVFFTRAALPAVHHVDRHGPRPAGLRRHALYYPAVEGRGEELARFLSRQDEAAADEPDGPVYSSTVFQRDNVVVRLIDATGDLDLDPLAALGIKGAGKAAELERLLDGAAVGVEGPLDSERTINRLLSHADMLPVTDRSTADS, encoded by the coding sequence ATGACCACCACGGGACGTATGACGGGACGCATACCGCAGTCGGCGTTCGACGGCTCCAGGCTGCGGGTGATCCTGATGCTCGACCTGTACGACGGGGCCCAGGAACAGTTCCTCGACGCGTACGAACACATGAGCAGCATGATCGCGTCCGTCCCCGGTCACATCAGTGACCAGCTCTGCCAGTCGATCGAGAACCCCTCGCAGTGGCTCATCACCAGCGAGTGGGAGAGCGCCCCGCCCTTCCTCGCCTGGGTGAACAGCGAGGAGCACATCGAGACCGTCCGCCCGCTGCACAGTTGCGTCCGCGACACGCGGTCGATGCGCTACAGCGTCCTGCGCGAGATGCGGGACGGCCGGCCGCTCACCGGGCAGGCCGCCGCGAACCTCCAGGCACAGGCCCGCGTGGGCGAGGGTGTGGCCCGGCACGCTCTCACCTTCACCGTCAAGCCGGGCACCGAGTCCAAGGTCGCGAAGCACCTGGCCGGGTACGCGGCCCCCGAAGCCGCGCTGAACGACAGCACGCAACTGCGCCGCACCTCCGTGTTCATGCACGGCAACCGCGTGGTGCGGACCATCGAGGTGGAGGGCGACCTGGCCACGGCGCTGCGCCACGTGGCCGATCAGCCCGAGACCCAGGCGGCCGAAGAGGCCATCAACCCCTATCTGGAGCATGCCCGGGATCTCGGCGATCCCGGCTCCATGCGCGTGTTCTTCACCAGGGCCGCGCTCCCCGCCGTGCACCACGTCGACCGGCACGGGCCCCGGCCGGCGGGTCTGCGGCGGCACGCGCTGTACTACCCGGCCGTCGAGGGCCGTGGGGAGGAACTGGCCCGGTTCCTCTCCCGCCAGGACGAGGCCGCGGCCGACGAGCCGGACGGCCCGGTGTACTCGAGCACCGTCTTCCAGCGCGACAACGTCGTGGTCCGTCTGATCGACGCCACCGGCGACCTCGACCTCGACCCCCTCGCGGCGCTCGGCATCAAGGGCGCGGGGAAGGCGGCGGAGCTGGAGCGGCTCCTGGACGGCGCCGCGGTCGGCGTCGAGGGCCCGCTGGACTCGGAGCGCACCATCAACCGGCTGCTGTCGCACGCCGACATGCTGCCCGTCACCGACCGCAGCACGGCGGATTCCTGA
- a CDS encoding FAD-dependent monooxygenase produces MNRSETADEIGHRTPVLIVGGSLVGLSMSVFLGRLGVPHTLVERHPGTSIHPRGRGNNVRTMELYRVAGVEQQIREVASVLADNHGIMQTPSLVEGDGEWLFKEIDPGGGLARFSPGGWCQCSQNDLEPVLLARARELGGDLRFATEMMSFDQDGEGVTARVKSRETGEHTTIRADYLVAADGPRSPVRERLGIGQNGPGDLFHNVSVTFSSRDLADIVGDRRFILCYLTNPEADGALLPVDNAENWVFHAPWHPEHGETFEEFTDERCVAHIRRAIGAPDLDVKITGRAAWHAAERVAERYADGRVFLAGDSAHEMSPTGAFGSNTGIQDAHNLAWKLAAVLGGWAGPGLLDSYDAERRPVAEATSARASNRSVEHSHPGYTPAAGAGGKGPKGGILTVALGYRYPRGAVLGSDPAAPVVPEGLQLAGEPGSRAPHLWLDRAGARVSTVDLYERSLVLLSSEDGAWHTAAEQVAKRLPVPLDSYRIGSGPTADLTPDADVDWAQAHGVTEAGAVLVRPDGFVAWRSEEAAVDAATALHDAVAAILARRQD; encoded by the coding sequence ATGAACCGTTCGGAAACGGCCGACGAGATCGGCCACCGCACGCCCGTCCTGATCGTCGGCGGCTCCCTGGTGGGCCTGTCCATGTCCGTGTTCCTGGGACGTCTGGGCGTGCCGCACACGCTCGTCGAACGCCACCCGGGCACGTCGATCCACCCGCGCGGGCGCGGGAACAACGTGCGCACCATGGAGCTGTACCGGGTGGCCGGAGTCGAACAGCAGATCAGGGAGGTCGCGTCGGTCCTCGCGGACAACCACGGGATCATGCAGACGCCGAGCCTGGTGGAGGGTGACGGCGAGTGGCTCTTCAAGGAGATCGACCCTGGCGGCGGACTGGCCCGGTTCAGCCCCGGCGGGTGGTGCCAGTGCAGTCAGAACGACCTCGAGCCGGTGCTCCTCGCGCGCGCCCGCGAACTCGGCGGCGACCTGCGCTTCGCGACCGAGATGATGTCGTTCGACCAGGACGGCGAGGGTGTGACGGCGCGGGTCAAGAGCCGGGAGACCGGCGAGCACACCACCATCCGGGCGGACTACCTGGTCGCCGCGGACGGCCCGCGCAGCCCTGTCCGGGAGCGGCTCGGCATCGGGCAGAACGGACCGGGCGACCTGTTCCACAACGTGAGCGTCACCTTCTCCTCCCGCGACCTCGCGGACATCGTCGGCGACCGGCGGTTCATCCTCTGCTACCTCACGAATCCGGAGGCCGACGGGGCGCTGCTCCCGGTCGACAACGCCGAGAACTGGGTGTTCCACGCCCCCTGGCACCCCGAACACGGCGAAACCTTCGAGGAGTTCACCGACGAGCGGTGCGTCGCCCATATCCGGCGGGCGATCGGAGCCCCCGACCTCGACGTCAAGATCACCGGCCGGGCCGCGTGGCACGCCGCCGAACGGGTCGCCGAACGCTACGCCGACGGCCGGGTGTTCCTCGCCGGTGACTCGGCCCACGAGATGTCGCCCACCGGGGCGTTCGGTTCCAACACCGGCATCCAGGACGCGCACAACCTGGCCTGGAAACTGGCCGCCGTCCTCGGCGGCTGGGCGGGACCCGGACTGCTGGACTCCTACGACGCCGAGCGCCGTCCGGTCGCGGAGGCGACCAGCGCCCGCGCCTCGAACCGCTCGGTCGAGCACAGTCACCCCGGCTACACGCCCGCAGCGGGCGCCGGGGGCAAGGGCCCGAAGGGCGGAATCCTCACCGTGGCGCTGGGCTACCGCTATCCGCGGGGCGCGGTCCTCGGCAGTGACCCGGCGGCGCCGGTCGTCCCCGAGGGCCTGCAGCTGGCGGGGGAGCCCGGCAGCCGGGCCCCCCACCTGTGGCTGGACCGCGCCGGCGCCCGCGTCTCCACCGTCGACCTCTACGAGCGGTCACTGGTGCTGCTCAGCTCCGAGGACGGCGCCTGGCACACCGCCGCGGAGCAGGTGGCGAAGCGCCTGCCGGTGCCGCTCGACTCGTACCGGATCGGCAGCGGTCCGACCGCTGACCTGACGCCGGACGCCGACGTGGACTGGGCGCAGGCCCACGGCGTCACCGAGGCCGGCGCGGTCCTGGTCCGCCCCGACGGGTTCGTGGCATGGCGCTCCGAAGAGGCCGCTGTGGACGCCGCGACGGCGCTGCACGACGCCGTCGCGGCGATCCTGGCCCGGCGACAGGACTGA
- a CDS encoding glyceraldehyde-3-phosphate dehydrogenase: MTVNEDSFTNWKHREEIAESMIPIIGKLHRERDVTVLLHSRSLVNKSVVSILKTHRFARQIAGQELSVTETLPFLQALTTLDLGPSQIDLGLLAATYRTDDRGLSVAEFTAEAVAGATGANKIDRREPRDVVLYGFGRIGRLLARLLIEKSGSGNGLRLRAVVVRRGGEQDIVKRASLLRRDSVHGQFQGTITVDEAAGTIVANGNTIKMIYADDPAQVDYTAYGIKNAILIDNTGKWRDREGLSQHLRPGVDKVVLTAPGKGDVPNIVHGVNHDTLKPDEQILSCASCTTNAIVPPLKAMADEYGVLRGHVETVHSFTNDQNLLDNYHKSERRGRSAPMNMVITETGAASAVAKALPDLEATITGSSIRVPVPDVSIAILNLQLGRATSRAEVLDHLRDVSLTSPLKRQIDFTSAPDAVSSDFIGSRHASIVDAGALKVEGDNAILYLWYDNEFGYSCQVVRVVQYVSGVEYPTFPAPAP; encoded by the coding sequence GTGACTGTCAACGAAGACTCGTTCACCAACTGGAAGCACCGCGAGGAAATCGCGGAGTCGATGATCCCGATCATCGGGAAGCTGCACCGCGAGCGGGACGTCACCGTCCTGCTGCACAGCCGCTCCTTGGTGAACAAGTCGGTGGTCTCCATCCTCAAGACCCACCGCTTCGCCCGCCAGATCGCCGGCCAGGAACTCTCGGTCACCGAGACGCTGCCGTTCCTCCAGGCCCTCACCACGCTCGACCTCGGTCCGTCCCAGATCGACCTCGGCCTGCTCGCCGCGACCTACCGGACCGACGACCGGGGACTGTCGGTGGCGGAGTTCACCGCCGAGGCCGTGGCAGGTGCCACCGGCGCCAACAAGATCGACCGCCGTGAGCCGCGCGACGTCGTCCTCTACGGTTTCGGCCGCATCGGCCGGCTCCTCGCCCGCCTGCTCATCGAGAAGTCGGGCTCGGGCAACGGTCTCAGGCTCCGTGCCGTCGTGGTCCGCCGGGGCGGTGAGCAGGACATCGTCAAGCGGGCCTCGCTGCTGCGCCGCGATTCGGTGCACGGTCAGTTCCAGGGCACGATCACCGTCGACGAGGCGGCCGGCACGATCGTCGCCAACGGCAACACGATCAAGATGATCTACGCCGACGACCCGGCGCAGGTGGACTACACGGCGTACGGCATCAAGAACGCCATCCTCATCGACAACACCGGCAAGTGGCGCGACCGCGAGGGCCTCTCGCAGCACCTGCGCCCCGGTGTCGACAAGGTCGTGCTGACCGCCCCCGGCAAGGGCGACGTGCCCAACATCGTGCACGGCGTCAACCACGACACCCTCAAGCCGGACGAGCAGATCCTGTCCTGCGCGTCCTGCACCACCAACGCGATCGTCCCGCCGCTGAAGGCGATGGCGGACGAGTACGGCGTGCTGCGCGGCCACGTGGAGACCGTCCACTCGTTCACCAACGACCAGAACCTGCTGGACAACTACCACAAGTCCGAGCGCCGGGGCCGCTCCGCGCCGATGAACATGGTGATCACCGAGACCGGTGCCGCCTCCGCCGTCGCCAAGGCACTGCCCGACCTCGAGGCGACGATCACCGGCAGTTCGATCCGGGTCCCCGTACCGGACGTGTCCATCGCGATCCTCAACCTCCAGTTGGGCCGCGCGACCAGCCGCGCCGAGGTCCTCGACCACCTCCGCGACGTGTCGCTCACCTCGCCGCTGAAGCGTCAGATCGACTTCACCAGCGCCCCCGACGCGGTCTCCAGCGACTTCATCGGCTCGCGGCACGCGTCGATCGTCGACGCCGGCGCCCTCAAGGTCGAGGGTGACAACGCGATCCTCTACCTCTGGTACGACAACGAGTTCGGCTACTCGTGCCAGGTCGTCCGGGTCGTCCAGTACGTCTCCGGCGTGGAGTACCCGACCTTCCCGGCACCGGCTCCCTGA
- a CDS encoding SseB family protein encodes METPAHENNGPTPAQRALDALSENTEDTAALDALADSDVLIPVPDDTGDETAADPGAVALPVMEQPDGIQVVPVFTSELEMSGLLPFVSRYRLVPLGALAAQWPADELSLTIDGSSEHRLTLTSEGVRTLLARP; translated from the coding sequence ATGGAGACACCCGCGCACGAGAACAACGGACCCACGCCCGCCCAGCGGGCTCTGGACGCTCTCTCGGAGAACACCGAGGACACGGCGGCTCTGGACGCCCTCGCCGACAGTGACGTACTGATCCCCGTGCCCGACGACACGGGCGACGAGACGGCCGCCGACCCCGGCGCCGTCGCGCTGCCGGTGATGGAACAGCCGGACGGCATCCAGGTGGTGCCCGTGTTCACCTCGGAACTGGAGATGTCGGGACTGCTCCCGTTCGTCTCCCGCTACCGTCTGGTACCGCTCGGCGCCCTGGCCGCGCAGTGGCCGGCCGACGAGCTGTCCCTCACCATCGACGGCAGCTCCGAACACCGCCTCACGCTGACGTCCGAGGGCGTCCGCACCCTGCTGGCCCGCCCCTAG
- a CDS encoding MarR family winged helix-turn-helix transcriptional regulator gives MAAEAVDSRLEERWREILSVHARTLAEIDRTLHPYGLGASDFEVLDILATSPPAEGEHCRVQNLAGRIHLSQSALSRLIARLEKDGLVVRSACAEDRRGVYVTLTRKGRDLHAEVLPLQRAALTRALGG, from the coding sequence ATGGCAGCTGAGGCGGTGGACTCGCGGCTCGAGGAGCGGTGGCGGGAGATCCTGTCGGTGCACGCGCGCACCCTCGCCGAGATCGACCGCACGCTGCATCCGTACGGTCTGGGGGCCTCCGACTTCGAGGTGCTCGACATCCTGGCGACCTCCCCGCCCGCGGAGGGCGAGCACTGCAGGGTGCAGAACCTGGCCGGGCGGATCCACCTCAGCCAGAGCGCGCTGTCCCGTCTCATCGCCCGGCTGGAGAAGGACGGCCTGGTCGTCCGGAGCGCCTGCGCGGAGGACCGGCGGGGCGTGTATGTGACGCTCACCCGAAAGGGCCGCGATCTGCACGCCGAGGTGCTGCCGCTGCAGCGCGCGGCCCTCACCCGCGCGCTGGGCGGATAG
- a CDS encoding LacI family DNA-binding transcriptional regulator: MTMSNTGGRRKPPTIHDVAREAGVSRGTVSRVLNGGHYVSPAAAQAVDAAIRKTGYVVNRHARSLITGRSDSVGFLLTEPQERFFEDPNFNVLLRGCTQALAAHDIPLLLMIAGTQDERRRIVRYITAGHVDGVLLVSSHSGDPVAEELRAAGVPLVACGKPIGLGSKVSYVAADDRDGARDMVRHLLDLGRRRVGVVTGPLDTPGGVERLAGYQEVLAEAGLEADGRLVVSGDYSRASGEAGAERLLARAPDMDAVFVASDLMAQGVLTALHRAGRRVPQDVAVGGFDDSPAAVATSPRLTTIRQPWDRISAEMVRVLLARIGGEEPAAVILPTELVKREST, translated from the coding sequence ATGACCATGAGCAACACGGGGGGCAGGCGCAAGCCGCCGACGATCCACGACGTGGCGCGCGAGGCCGGTGTCTCGCGCGGCACCGTCTCGCGCGTGCTCAACGGCGGCCACTACGTCAGCCCCGCCGCGGCTCAGGCGGTCGACGCCGCGATCCGCAAGACGGGTTACGTCGTCAACCGGCACGCCCGCTCACTGATCACCGGCCGGTCGGACTCGGTGGGCTTCCTGCTGACGGAGCCGCAGGAGCGGTTCTTCGAGGACCCCAACTTCAACGTCCTGCTGCGGGGTTGTACGCAGGCACTGGCCGCGCACGACATTCCGCTGCTGCTGATGATCGCCGGGACGCAGGACGAACGGCGGCGCATCGTGCGGTACATCACCGCGGGGCACGTGGACGGGGTGCTGCTGGTCTCCAGTCACTCGGGCGATCCGGTGGCCGAGGAGCTGCGGGCGGCGGGCGTGCCGCTGGTCGCGTGCGGCAAGCCGATCGGGTTGGGCTCCAAGGTGAGTTACGTGGCCGCGGACGACCGGGACGGTGCCCGTGACATGGTGCGTCACCTGCTGGACCTGGGCCGGCGCAGGGTGGGCGTGGTGACGGGGCCGCTCGACACACCGGGCGGGGTGGAGCGCCTCGCCGGGTACCAGGAGGTGCTCGCCGAGGCCGGCCTCGAGGCCGACGGGCGGCTCGTCGTCTCCGGTGACTACAGCCGGGCCAGCGGTGAGGCGGGCGCGGAGCGGCTGCTGGCCCGCGCGCCGGACATGGACGCCGTGTTCGTCGCCTCCGACCTGATGGCGCAGGGGGTGCTGACGGCGCTGCACCGCGCGGGACGCCGGGTGCCACAGGACGTGGCGGTCGGCGGCTTCGACGACTCCCCGGCCGCCGTCGCCACCAGCCCCCGTCTCACCACGATCCGCCAGCCCTGGGACCGCATCAGCGCCGAGATGGTGCGGGTCCTGCTGGCCCGGATCGGCGGCGAGGAGCCGGCCGCGGTGATCCTCCCGACGGAACTGGTGAAGCGCGAGTCGACGTAG
- a CDS encoding carbohydrate ABC transporter permease has product MSSLALPEAEPAAGTARGPARRRRTALIPTVTLLLGALYCLLPVAWVVVASTKSGSELFSTFTFWPGTGFAENISDLGAYRDGVYWRWMGNSALYAGLGALLSTCVSAVSGYALAVYRFRGREALFSVLLAGVLMPPVILAVPQYLLLAEADLTDSYLSVLLPQILSPYGVYLARIYAAAAVPADVVEAGRTDGAGEWRIFTRVALPMMVPGLVTVFLFQFVAIWNNFLLPYIMLSDDEKFPITLGLYTLLEQGANTPALYTLVITGAFLAVFPLVALFLVIQRFWSLDLLSGAVKS; this is encoded by the coding sequence ATGAGCTCCCTCGCCCTGCCCGAGGCCGAGCCCGCGGCCGGCACCGCCCGCGGTCCGGCGCGCCGCCGCCGGACCGCGCTGATCCCGACCGTGACCCTGCTGCTGGGCGCGCTGTACTGCCTGCTGCCGGTCGCCTGGGTGGTCGTCGCGTCCACCAAGTCCGGCTCGGAACTGTTCTCCACCTTCACGTTCTGGCCCGGCACCGGCTTCGCGGAGAACATCTCCGACCTCGGCGCCTACCGCGACGGCGTCTACTGGCGGTGGATGGGCAACTCCGCCCTGTACGCCGGTCTGGGCGCGCTGCTGTCGACGTGCGTGTCGGCGGTCAGCGGCTACGCGCTGGCGGTCTACCGCTTCCGGGGCCGCGAGGCGCTGTTCAGCGTGCTGCTCGCGGGTGTGCTGATGCCTCCGGTGATCCTCGCCGTCCCGCAGTACCTGCTGCTCGCCGAGGCGGACCTCACCGACTCCTACCTGTCCGTGCTGCTGCCGCAGATCCTCTCCCCGTACGGGGTCTACCTCGCGCGGATCTACGCCGCGGCCGCGGTGCCGGCGGACGTGGTGGAGGCCGGGCGGACGGACGGCGCGGGCGAGTGGCGCATCTTCACACGGGTGGCGCTGCCGATGATGGTGCCCGGTCTGGTGACGGTCTTCCTGTTCCAGTTCGTGGCGATCTGGAACAACTTCCTGCTGCCGTACATCATGCTCAGCGACGACGAGAAGTTCCCGATCACCCTCGGTCTGTACACGCTCCTCGAGCAGGGAGCCAACACCCCGGCGCTGTACACCCTGGTGATCACGGGCGCGTTCCTCGCGGTGTTCCCGCTGGTCGCGCTCTTCCTGGTCATCCAGCGGTTCTGGAGCCTGGACCTGCTCTCCGGGGCCGTAAAGTCATGA
- a CDS encoding carbohydrate ABC transporter permease, whose protein sequence is MRSPARRRPYGVERAPYAHPSPTATLRRARSAPYVFLVPATLLFLLFFALPIGYAVWLSFRKVRVSGLGLGAGSREEVWAGLENYTGALSDSELLNGALRVLGYGGIVVPVMLGLALVFALMLDSERVRLAPFTRLAIFLPYAVPGVIAALLWGFLYLPDVSPFSFVLDRLGLPQPDLLDGGPLYLALSNIAVWGGTGFNMIVIYTALRAIPAEVYEAAKLDGAGPLQIALRIKIPMVAPSLVLTFFFSIIATLQVFNEPTTLKPLTNSVSTTWSPLMKVYQDAFGNGDLHAAAAQATIIALATLVLSFGFLRAANRRTKQEAAR, encoded by the coding sequence GTGAGATCCCCGGCCCGCCGGAGGCCGTACGGGGTCGAGAGGGCCCCGTACGCCCACCCGTCTCCCACCGCCACCCTCAGACGAGCGCGAAGCGCCCCCTACGTCTTCCTTGTCCCCGCGACCCTCCTGTTCCTCCTGTTCTTCGCGCTGCCCATCGGGTACGCCGTCTGGCTCAGCTTCCGCAAGGTGCGGGTCTCCGGCCTCGGGCTGGGGGCCGGCTCCCGCGAGGAGGTCTGGGCCGGACTGGAGAACTACACCGGCGCCCTGTCCGACAGCGAACTGCTGAACGGCGCGCTGCGCGTGCTCGGTTACGGCGGCATCGTGGTACCGGTCATGCTGGGCCTGGCCCTGGTGTTCGCGCTGATGCTGGACTCCGAACGGGTCCGGCTCGCTCCCTTCACCCGGCTCGCGATCTTCCTGCCGTACGCCGTTCCGGGCGTGATCGCGGCCCTGCTGTGGGGCTTCCTCTACCTGCCGGACGTGAGCCCCTTCTCCTTCGTGCTGGACCGGCTCGGTCTGCCGCAGCCGGATCTGCTGGACGGCGGCCCGCTGTATCTGGCGCTGTCGAACATCGCGGTCTGGGGCGGCACCGGCTTCAACATGATCGTCATCTACACCGCGCTGCGGGCGATCCCGGCCGAGGTGTACGAGGCGGCGAAGCTGGACGGCGCCGGCCCGCTGCAGATCGCGCTGCGGATCAAGATCCCGATGGTGGCGCCCTCGCTGGTGCTGACCTTCTTCTTCTCGATCATCGCGACGCTCCAGGTGTTCAACGAACCGACCACCCTCAAACCGCTCACCAACTCCGTGTCCACCACCTGGAGTCCGCTGATGAAGGTGTACCAGGACGCCTTCGGTAACGGCGACCTCCACGCGGCAGCCGCCCAGGCGACCATCATCGCGCTCGCCACCCTGGTGCTGTCCTTCGGCTTCCTGCGGGCCGCGAACCGGCGCACCAAGCAGGAGGCCGCACGATGA